The Raphanus sativus cultivar WK10039 chromosome 2, ASM80110v3, whole genome shotgun sequence genome includes a region encoding these proteins:
- the LOC108840090 gene encoding LOW QUALITY PROTEIN: ACT domain-containing protein ACR9-like (The sequence of the model RefSeq protein was modified relative to this genomic sequence to represent the inferred CDS: substituted 3 bases at 3 genomic stop codons): MRAPGSKDAVVIEKGKKAGEPHVITVNCPDRTGLGCDICRIVLDFGLYIKKGDVTTDGVWCYIVLWVVPHYDSLIPRWSHLKTQLVSVCPSCPTYFVLNLMSPSPAPTHVYLLNFFCLDRTGLLHGTVSFIGIXLXMSSXIELELSIQSVKVTTTPDGRVLDLFFITDNLDLLHTKKRQDETLEQFRSVLGGSCISCELKLAGPEYEHHQKIPSLSPAVAEELFMSDQRTDEEDNRAQALSDDMIKMKNSSVTVDNSLSPSHTLLQICCVDHRGVLYDVLRTLKDFDVKLSYGRFLPRTQGHRDIELFVQVKDEKKMLDPDKQNSLCSRLKAEMLHPLRVIVTNRGPDTELVVANPVELSGKGRPRVFYDVTLSLKVLGICVFSAEIRRYTSGDREWEVYMFLLDENCLFLFDSASVRNEIANKVRRTLMGW; the protein is encoded by the exons ATGAGAGCTCCGGGAAGCAAAGACGCCGTGGTGATCGAAAAGGGGAAAAAGGCGGGAGAGCCACATGTTATTACCGTGAATTGTCCGGACAGGACCGGTTTAGGCTGTGATATTTGCCGAATCGTCCTCGATTTCGGCCTTTATATCAAAAAAGGAG ATGTTACAACGGATGGAGTATGGTGCTACATAGTTTTGTGGGTAGTTCCTCATTATGATTCTCTCATACCGAGATGGTCACATCTCAAGACCCAGCTTGTATCTGTGTGCCCCTCTTGCCCAACCTACTTCGTACTCAATTTAATGTCTCCTTCTCCAGCACCAACTCATGTTTACCTGTTGAACTTCTTCTGCCTAGACCGGACGGGACTCTTACATGGTACTGTATCTTTTATTGG GATATGATTGTGAATGTCATCTTGAATTGAACTTGAGCTCTCAATTCAATCCGTGAAGGTGACCACCACGCCTGATGGGAGAGTTCTTGACCTTTTCTTCATTACTGATAACTT GGATCTTTTACACACAAAGAAGCGCCAAGACGAGACACTAGAGCAGTTTCGTTCCGTCTTGGGAGGCTCTTGTATAAGCTGTGAGCTCAAGTTGGCTGGTCCTGAGTATGAACATCATCAGAAAATTCCATCTCTTTCTCCAGCAGTGGCTGAGGAACTGTTTATGTCTGATCAACGCACAGATGAAGAAGACAATCGCGCACAGGCTCTTAGTGATGATATGATAAAGATGAAGAATTCCTCTGTCACAGTTGACAACTCCTTGAGCCCGTCTCACACATTACTCCAAATATGCTGCGTTGATCACAGAGGCGTTCTCTATGATGTATTAAGAACCTTGAAAGACTTTGACGTTAAG CTATCTTATGGCAGGTTCTTGCCTCGAACACAAGGTCATCGGGATATAGAGCTGTTTGTTCAGGTGAAAGatgagaagaagatgttggATCCTGATAAGCAAAATTCGTTATGTTCACGTCTGAAAGCTGAAATGCTTCATCCATTACGTGTTATAGTAACAAACAGAGGACCAGACACTGAACTTGTGGTCGCTAATCCAGTGGAGCTATCTGGGAAAGGCAGGCCAAGAGTGTTCTATGACGTTACTCTTTCACTAAAAGTGCTTGGAATCTGCGTTTTCTCT GCTGAAATAAGAAGATACACTTCTGGTGATCGAGAATGGGAAGTCTACATGTTTCTTCTGGATGAGAACTGTTTGTTCCTATTTGATAGCGCCTCTGTTAGGAATGAGATTGCTAATAAAGTGAGAAGAACACTGATGGGTTGGTGA
- the LOC130508562 gene encoding uncharacterized protein LOC130508562 — MCKGFGSTLTGPALQWYINLPTKSIKSFADLSDKFVEQFASSRDLEKNLDDLYEILQHRNEPLRSYIARFNQGKVAIPECNADTAISAFKRGLLPEGDLYKELIKYKCRIMEDVLSRAWAQVRWEENVASKAKAGPKYDQKSSKPTRSDRDEPSHSKPARETSNPNRGMYQHRPLPRSEGMMVSTWPDISHLAISKPELIGVLRQMGPQVKWPPKMKMKAAEANQNSKRWCEFHSDHGHTTENCIALKMEVAELLKKGYLREFLSDKAKNLLNKEGPSLPIEAAPVLPPQQDRVIHVITGGSEVSGISSAAVKKSTRNARKGQEAEGPKRLLLGTDEISFTAREQEKFLTPHHDALVISLTIANYLVKRILVDNGSSSNIIFYSGFADLGLEPTALTRKATPLVGFSGEVKQTLGEVLLPVYAEGVNQATKFLVVDCPSSYNVILGRPWIHDMGAVPSTLHQLVKFPTPWGIRAVKGDQENARSCYQTTLRGKTQVL, encoded by the coding sequence atgtgcaaaggATTCGGATCAACCTTGACCGGCCCTGCTCTTCAGTGGTATATCAACCTGCCCACCAAATCCATCAAATCCTTTGCAGACCTTAGCGATAAGTTCGTGGAACAGTTCGCTAGCAGCCGTGACCTAGAGAAGAATTTGGATGATCTCTATGAgatcctccagcataggaatgaGCCCCTTCGTTCTTACATAGCTCGCTTCAACCAGGGGAAGGTAGCTATTCCtgagtgcaacgctgatacggctatctcagccttCAAGAGGGGTCTACTTCCAGAGGGAGACCTTTACAAagagctgatcaaatacaagtgcaggaTTATGGAAGACGTGCtgtctcgtgcttgggctcaagtaagatgGGAAGAAAATGTCGCTAGCAAGGCTAAAGCCGGTCCGAAGTATGATCAGAAGTCATCAAAGCCTACAAGGAGTGACCGCGACGAGCCTTCTCACTCTAAGCCCGCTAGGGAGACTAGTAACCCGAATAGGGGCATGTATCAGCATCGACCTTTGCCTAGATCCGAAGGGATGATGGTGTCTACTTGGCCTGACATCTCCCATCTCGCGATATCCAAACCAGAGCTGATCGGTGTCTTACGACAAATGGGTCCTCAAGTCAAGTGGCCTCCTAAGATGAAGATGAAGGCCGCGGAGGCCAATCAAAATTCCAAGCGATGGTGCGAGTTCCATAGTGATCATGGTCATACTACGGAGAATTGCATAGCCCTAAAGATGGAAGTCgccgagctcctcaagaaaggcTATCTACGGGAATTCCTTTCGGATAAAgccaagaaccttctaaatAAAGAAGGTCCCAGTCTCCCTATCGAGGCAGCTCCTGTATTGCCACCACAGCAAGACCGGGTGATCCACGTCATCACAGGCGGATCAGAGGTGAGCGGAATTAGCAGTGCCGCAGTCAAGAAAAGTACTCGCAATGCCAGGAAGggccaagaggccgagggtcccAAGCGCCTACTCCTTGGAACAGATGAGATCAGTttcactgcaagggagcagGAGAAGTTCCTTACCCCTCATCATGACGCTcttgtcatttcacttaccatagcaaactACTTGGTCAAGCGGATACTAGTGGATaatgggagctccagcaacataaTCTTCTATTCGGGCTTCGCCGACCTGGGTTTGGAACCTACAGCTCTAACCAGAAAGGCAACCCCCCTCgtaggcttcagtggagaaGTCAAACAAACCTTAGGAGAGGTCCTTCTTCCCGTGTATGCCGAAGGGGTAAACCAAGCCACGAAGTTCCTAGTCGTCGACTGCCCCTCATCGTACAACGTGATAttgggaaggccttggatccatgacatgggagccgtaccttcaACTTTACACCAGCTGGTCAAGTTCCCAACCCCCTGGGGCATCAGAGCGGTCAAGGGGGATCAAGAGAATGCTAGGTCTTGCTATCAGACTACCCTT
- the LOC108843463 gene encoding tetraspanin-3 yields MRSSNHLIGMVNFLTFLLSIPILGGGIWLSSRANSTDCLRFLQWPLIVIGISIMVVSLAGFAGACYRNKFLMWLYLVAMLLIIAALIGFIIFAYAVTDKGSGRNVLNRGYLDYYLQDYSGWLKDRVSDDGYWGKISSCIRDSGACRKIGRNFNGVPESADMFFQRSLSPVESGCCKPPSDCGYAYGNETFWTQGGGLVGANPDCMLWNNEQSMLCYQCSACKAGVLGSLKKSWRKVSVINIVVLIILVIFYVIAYAAYRNVKRIDNDEPGGEARMTKSHPSHFHL; encoded by the exons ATGAGATCGAGCAACCATCTAATAGGTATGGTCAACTTCCTCACCTTCCTCCTATCGATCCCAATCCTAGGCGGAGGGATATGGCTAAGCAGCAGAGCTAACTCAACCGACTGTTTACGTTTCCTCCAGTGGCCACTCATCGTCATCGGAATCTCCATCATGGTGGTATCCCTAGCCGGATTCGCCGGAGCTTGTTACCGTAACAAGTTCCTCATGTGGCTGTACCTCGTGGCAATGCTTCTCATCATCGCAGCCTTGATAGGATTCATCATCTTTGCTTATGCAGTCACCGATAAAGGATCTGGTCGAAACGTGCTGAACAGGGGTTATCTTGACTATTATCTTCAAGATTATTCCGGTTGGTTGAAGGATAGGGTTTCTGATGATGGATACTGGGGAAAAATCAGCTCGTGTATTAGAGATTCTGGAGCTTGTAGGAAGATCGGAAGGAACTTTAATGGCGTCCCTGAAAGTGCTGATATGTTCTTCCAGAGAAGCCTTAGCCCTGTTGAg TCTGGCTGTTGCAAGCCGCCATCAGATTGCGGGTATGCATATGGTAACGAGACGTTTTGGACGCAAGGAGGAGGGCTGGTAGGAGCAAACCCGGACTGTATGTTGTGGAATAACGAACAGAGCATGCTCTGTTACCAGTGCAGTGCTTGTAAAGCGGGTGTTCTAGGGAGCTTGAAGAAAAGCTGGAGAAAAGTGTCCGTGATCAACATCGTGGTGCTTATTATTCTCGTTATCTTCTACGTGATCGCTTATGCGGCTTACAGGAATGTCAAGAGGATTGATAACGATGAGCCGGGCGGTGAGGCTAGGATGACAAAATCACACCCTAGTCATTTCCACCTTTGA